One Streptomyces sp. R28 DNA window includes the following coding sequences:
- a CDS encoding IclR family transcriptional regulator, translating into MTTRSAPDRLLSVLGAFDLEHPALSLTDISRRAGLSLTTAHRLVAALTEWGALERDEAGLYHVGLRLWEVAALAPRGLALRQIALPYLEDLYEATHENVQLAVQDGPEVVYIEWLSGRSAVGVHIRVGARWPLHATGVGLALLAHSDPGFQEEYCAGPLASFTPHTVTEPARLRRVLADVRRTGVAVSSRQVTDDALSVAAPVRGPDGSVIAAVSVVVPQADAQVPVLVPAVRLAARGISRGLGWQPEKDA; encoded by the coding sequence ATGACCACCCGCTCCGCGCCCGACCGGCTGCTGTCCGTACTCGGGGCCTTCGACCTCGAGCACCCGGCGCTGTCCCTGACGGACATCAGCCGGCGGGCCGGGCTGAGCCTGACCACCGCGCACCGGCTCGTGGCCGCCCTCACCGAGTGGGGCGCCCTGGAGCGGGACGAGGCCGGGCTGTACCACGTCGGCCTGCGGCTGTGGGAGGTGGCCGCCCTCGCGCCGCGCGGGCTCGCGCTGCGGCAGATCGCGCTGCCGTATCTGGAGGACCTGTACGAGGCGACGCACGAGAACGTGCAGCTGGCGGTCCAGGACGGGCCCGAGGTCGTCTACATCGAGTGGCTGTCGGGGCGGTCGGCGGTCGGCGTGCACATCCGGGTCGGAGCGCGCTGGCCGCTGCACGCCACCGGGGTCGGGCTGGCGCTGCTCGCGCACAGTGACCCCGGCTTCCAGGAGGAGTACTGCGCCGGGCCGCTCGCCTCCTTCACGCCGCACACCGTCACCGAACCGGCCCGCCTGCGCCGCGTGCTCGCCGACGTACGCCGCACGGGGGTGGCGGTCAGCAGCCGCCAGGTCACCGACGACGCCCTGTCGGTGGCCGCACCGGTGCGCGGCCCGGACGGGTCGGTGATCGCCGCCGTCTCCGTCGTCGTGCCCCAGGCCGACGCACAGGTGCCGGTGCTGGTGCCGGCGGTACGGCTCGCGGCACGCGGCATCTCACGGGGGCTGGGGTGGCAGCCGGAGAAGGACGCGTAG
- a CDS encoding DUF1905 domain-containing protein has protein sequence MELAFTGAVIEWRGPAPYYFVRVPDEVAADIREVAAMATYGWGVIPVEARVGEIAFATSLFPKDGGYLLPLKNAVRAPQGLGSGDEVAVDMTVRL, from the coding sequence ATGGAACTCGCCTTCACCGGCGCGGTGATCGAATGGCGCGGTCCGGCGCCCTACTACTTCGTCCGGGTCCCGGACGAGGTGGCCGCCGACATCCGGGAGGTGGCCGCGATGGCCACGTACGGCTGGGGCGTGATCCCGGTCGAGGCCAGGGTCGGCGAGATCGCCTTCGCGACGTCCCTCTTCCCCAAGGACGGCGGCTACTTGCTCCCGCTCAAGAACGCGGTACGGGCGCCGCAGGGTCTCGGATCCGGCGACGAGGTGGCCGTGGATATGACCGTCCGCCTGTAG
- a CDS encoding TolB family protein, whose product MTRTNRLLILLAAVVLLGAVGTGSVLYAAHRSGMRDEQQADGPTVRAGTVSLRPTTQRRLLVRNLAWGPHRDEIATVPADDPQGPRTASGVKCLRFHAAAGTGICLQSVHGPLEDTYRAVVLDAHLRERHRFPAAGIPTRARVSPSGHLVAWTVFVSGDSYAGTNFSTRTAIVDTRTWTIDDNLETFHVIKDGHSYHAADTNIWGVTFADDHRFYATLATGGQTYLVRGDVTARTLTTLHRNVECPSLSPDGTRIAYKKRVKGASPDAPWRLYVLNLRTMKETATAESRNIDDQALWADHDTLVYALPGDYGSDLWTVPADGTGTVRRLMNSAVAPAYLG is encoded by the coding sequence ATGACCCGAACCAACCGCCTGCTGATCCTGCTGGCCGCCGTCGTGCTGCTCGGCGCGGTCGGCACCGGATCGGTGCTGTACGCCGCCCACCGCTCGGGCATGCGGGACGAGCAGCAGGCGGACGGTCCGACCGTGCGGGCCGGTACCGTCTCGCTCCGGCCGACGACCCAACGCCGGCTGCTGGTACGCAACCTGGCCTGGGGCCCGCACCGCGACGAGATCGCCACTGTGCCCGCCGACGATCCGCAGGGCCCGCGCACCGCCTCGGGAGTGAAGTGCCTGCGCTTCCACGCGGCAGCCGGTACCGGCATCTGCCTGCAGTCCGTGCACGGCCCCCTGGAGGACACCTACCGCGCGGTGGTCCTCGACGCGCACCTGCGTGAACGGCACCGTTTCCCGGCGGCCGGCATCCCCACCCGGGCCCGGGTCTCGCCCTCCGGCCACCTGGTCGCCTGGACGGTCTTCGTCAGCGGAGACTCCTACGCCGGCACGAACTTCTCCACCCGCACCGCCATCGTCGACACCCGCACCTGGACGATCGACGACAACCTGGAGACCTTCCACGTCATCAAGGACGGCCACTCCTACCACGCGGCGGACACCAACATCTGGGGCGTCACCTTCGCCGACGACCACCGCTTCTACGCCACGCTGGCGACCGGCGGCCAGACCTACCTCGTCCGGGGCGACGTCACCGCACGCACCCTGACCACCCTGCACCGCAACGTCGAGTGCCCCTCCCTCTCACCCGACGGCACCCGCATCGCCTACAAGAAACGCGTCAAGGGCGCCTCACCGGACGCCCCTTGGCGGCTGTACGTCCTGAACCTGCGCACCATGAAGGAGACCGCGACGGCCGAGTCGCGCAACATCGACGACCAGGCCCTGTGGGCCGACCACGACACCCTCGTCTACGCCCTCCCCGGCGACTACGGCTCGGACCTGTGGACCGTCCCCGCCGACGGCACCGGCACGGTCCGCCGCCTGATGAACTCCGCCGTCGCCCCCGCCTATCTGGGGTGA
- a CDS encoding prolyl oligopeptidase family serine peptidase produces MRFRTRIALLTVAAVCTAGAITLPAQATTDTHLEGKLPSGAAYLMDVPADWNGTVLLFSHGYRPAGSPSPGEDSPDSTTRDKLLAEGYALIGSSYATNGWAVTDAVPDQLATLDLFTERFGTAGRTLAWGRSYGGLVTTALAERHADRFDGSLSMCGLVQGGVANWNSTLDPVFALKTLLAPGADIPLTGFADQAAAVAAANTLASKTSAAQQTPEGRARIALAAALHNIPGYNDATQTKPGPTDWQTQQANQYTAVTGLIGRPAFSWRQEAESRAGGNMSWNTGVDYTAMLARSPLYKEVTELYKEAGLSLRTDLTALNRAPRISADPAAVGWMRHTSAFSGRLADPQLNIHTTGDALIPVQAESAYRRAATAAGSGALLSQAYVDAPGHCTFTPGEMLGALHTLEHRLDTGRWDASPQALNSRAQQEDSTTEPRYVTYRPATYPRPYDLAHPGDARP; encoded by the coding sequence TTGAGATTCCGCACCCGCATCGCCCTACTGACCGTGGCTGCCGTGTGCACGGCCGGCGCGATCACGCTCCCTGCACAGGCGACGACCGACACTCACCTGGAGGGCAAACTCCCTTCTGGCGCCGCGTACTTGATGGACGTACCCGCCGACTGGAACGGCACCGTGCTCCTCTTCAGCCACGGCTACCGCCCCGCAGGCTCGCCCAGCCCCGGCGAGGACTCCCCCGACTCCACCACCCGCGACAAGCTCCTGGCCGAGGGATACGCACTGATCGGCTCCTCGTACGCCACGAACGGCTGGGCGGTGACGGATGCCGTGCCCGACCAGCTCGCCACCCTCGACCTGTTCACGGAGAGGTTCGGCACGGCCGGGCGGACGCTCGCCTGGGGCCGGTCGTACGGCGGCCTCGTCACGACGGCCCTCGCCGAGCGGCACGCCGACCGCTTCGACGGATCGCTGTCGATGTGCGGGCTGGTACAGGGCGGGGTGGCCAACTGGAACAGCACCCTGGACCCGGTCTTCGCCCTGAAGACCCTGCTCGCGCCGGGCGCGGACATCCCGCTCACCGGGTTCGCCGACCAGGCGGCCGCGGTCGCCGCAGCGAACACGCTCGCCTCGAAGACCAGCGCGGCCCAGCAGACCCCCGAGGGCCGCGCCCGCATCGCCCTCGCCGCCGCGCTGCACAACATCCCGGGCTACAACGACGCCACGCAGACCAAGCCGGGCCCGACCGACTGGCAGACCCAGCAGGCCAACCAGTACACGGCCGTCACCGGGCTCATCGGGAGGCCCGCGTTCAGCTGGCGGCAGGAGGCGGAGAGCCGGGCCGGGGGCAACATGTCCTGGAACACCGGGGTCGACTACACCGCGATGCTCGCCCGCTCCCCGCTGTACAAAGAGGTGACCGAGCTCTACAAGGAGGCGGGACTGTCCTTGCGTACCGACCTCACCGCCCTGAACCGTGCACCCCGGATCTCGGCCGACCCCGCGGCCGTAGGGTGGATGCGGCACACCAGCGCCTTCTCGGGCCGGCTCGCCGACCCCCAGCTGAACATCCACACGACCGGCGACGCGCTGATCCCCGTCCAGGCCGAGAGCGCCTACCGGCGGGCCGCCACCGCGGCGGGCTCCGGCGCCCTGCTCAGCCAGGCCTACGTCGACGCTCCCGGCCACTGCACCTTCACCCCGGGCGAGATGCTCGGCGCCCTGCACACCCTGGAGCACCGGCTGGACACGGGCCGCTGGGACGCCTCGCCGCAAGCCCTCAACTCCCGTGCCCAGCAGGAGGATTCGACGACCGAGCCGCGCTACGTGACCTACCGCCCCGCCACCTACCCCCGCCCGTACGACCTGGCCCATCCGGGAGACGCCCGGCCATGA
- a CDS encoding SDR family NAD(P)-dependent oxidoreductase, whose product MPSIDLTGKAAVVTGSGRGLGLAYAHALAAHGASVVVNDVDEAVAEAAVKSITEAGGTAVAEVVPVGTTEAAERLVNRAVEEFGRLDILVTNAGILRDKVLWKMTDDDFDAVITTHLKGTFTCARAAAVRMREQGEGGTLILVGSPAGQRGNFGQTNYAAAKAGIAAFARTWSMELGRANITVNAIVPVAATAMTETIPAFAPYIEAMKNGEPLPDFLRKGEGFGTPEDCAALVPFLASEAARGITGQAIGVGGDKVALWSHPQEIAAAYADGGWTPDTLAHVWPTSVGAELQSVGIPAPKFPEA is encoded by the coding sequence GTGCCCAGCATCGATCTCACCGGCAAGGCCGCCGTCGTCACCGGCAGTGGCCGGGGCCTCGGCCTCGCCTACGCCCACGCCCTGGCCGCCCATGGCGCCTCTGTGGTCGTCAACGACGTCGACGAGGCCGTGGCCGAGGCGGCCGTGAAGTCCATCACCGAGGCGGGCGGCACCGCCGTCGCCGAGGTCGTCCCGGTCGGCACCACCGAGGCCGCGGAGCGGCTGGTGAACCGCGCGGTCGAGGAGTTCGGGCGGCTCGACATCCTGGTGACCAACGCGGGCATCCTGCGCGACAAGGTCCTGTGGAAGATGACCGACGACGACTTCGACGCGGTGATCACCACCCACCTCAAGGGCACCTTCACCTGTGCCCGCGCCGCCGCCGTCCGCATGCGCGAGCAGGGTGAGGGCGGCACCCTGATCCTGGTCGGCTCCCCGGCCGGCCAGCGCGGCAACTTCGGCCAGACGAACTACGCCGCCGCCAAGGCCGGCATCGCCGCCTTCGCCCGTACCTGGTCGATGGAGCTGGGCCGCGCGAACATCACCGTCAACGCGATCGTGCCGGTCGCCGCGACCGCCATGACCGAGACCATCCCCGCCTTCGCCCCGTACATCGAGGCGATGAAGAACGGCGAGCCGCTGCCGGACTTCCTGCGCAAGGGCGAGGGCTTCGGCACTCCCGAGGACTGCGCGGCCCTCGTCCCCTTCCTCGCGTCCGAGGCCGCCCGCGGCATCACCGGCCAGGCCATCGGCGTCGGCGGCGACAAGGTGGCACTCTGGTCGCATCCGCAGGAGATCGCGGCGGCCTACGCCGACGGCGGCTGGACCCCCGACACCCTGGCCCATGTCTGGCCCACCTCGGTCGGCGCCGAGCTCCAGTCGGTCGGCATCCCGGCGCCCAAGTTCCCGGAGGCGTGA
- a CDS encoding Ig-like domain-containing protein yields the protein MGVPHISNPSEQQPGRWSRRGVLAVLGVVPAAVLTGCGGSADASSASQNAKSAASAQASAKLPTITVTPADGTEKAAFTSPVEITVADGTLASVKATGDDGSALEGSFDEARAKWTSDGNPYSGTEYAVTATAAGASAATTAAFTTRSPGETFVGYFTPEAGSTSGVGMPVSINFTHAVADKAAVQKAITVTAEPAVDVVGHWFGDTRLDFRPKRYWAAGTTVTLSLRLKDVEGSDGVYGTQSKDVTFHIGREQISTVDLATKRMTVVRDGETVATYPVSGGDPEHTTWSGIMVISERFRQTRMESSTVGLGDEYDISDVPHAQRLTTSGTFVHGNYWASTSVFGDENTSHGCIGLHDAKGASDPSVDGYKFYDSSMLGDVVVVRTSGERTVDPANGLNGWNLPWADWQAGSAL from the coding sequence GTGGGCGTCCCGCACATATCGAACCCGTCGGAGCAGCAGCCGGGAAGGTGGTCCCGTCGCGGGGTGCTCGCCGTGCTCGGGGTGGTGCCCGCCGCGGTGCTGACCGGGTGCGGCGGGTCGGCGGACGCGTCCTCGGCGTCGCAGAACGCGAAGTCGGCGGCGTCCGCGCAGGCCTCCGCGAAGCTGCCGACGATCACGGTCACGCCCGCCGACGGCACCGAGAAGGCCGCCTTCACCAGCCCTGTCGAGATCACCGTGGCCGACGGCACGCTCGCGTCCGTGAAGGCCACCGGCGACGACGGCTCCGCGCTGGAAGGCTCCTTCGACGAGGCCCGCGCCAAGTGGACCTCGGACGGCAACCCGTACTCAGGCACCGAGTACGCCGTCACGGCCACGGCGGCGGGCGCATCGGCGGCCACGACAGCGGCCTTCACCACCAGGTCCCCCGGCGAGACCTTCGTCGGCTACTTCACGCCCGAGGCCGGCTCCACCTCCGGCGTCGGCATGCCCGTGTCGATCAACTTCACGCACGCCGTCGCCGACAAGGCAGCGGTCCAGAAGGCGATCACGGTGACCGCCGAGCCCGCCGTGGACGTCGTCGGCCACTGGTTCGGCGACACCCGGCTGGACTTCCGGCCAAAGAGGTACTGGGCGGCCGGGACGACCGTCACGCTCAGCCTCCGGCTGAAGGACGTCGAGGGCTCGGACGGTGTCTACGGCACGCAGTCCAAGGACGTCACCTTCCACATCGGCCGCGAGCAGATCAGCACGGTCGACCTCGCCACCAAGCGGATGACGGTCGTCCGGGACGGCGAGACCGTCGCCACCTACCCGGTCAGCGGCGGCGACCCCGAGCACACCACCTGGTCCGGGATCATGGTGATCAGCGAGCGGTTCCGGCAGACGCGGATGGAGTCCTCGACGGTCGGGCTCGGCGACGAGTACGACATCTCCGACGTCCCGCACGCCCAGCGGCTGACCACGTCCGGCACGTTCGTCCACGGCAACTACTGGGCGTCCACGTCGGTGTTCGGCGACGAGAACACCAGCCACGGGTGCATCGGCCTGCACGACGCGAAGGGCGCGAGCGACCCCTCGGTCGACGGCTACAAGTTCTACGACAGCTCGATGCTCGGGGACGTGGTCGTCGTCAGGACCTCGGGCGAGCGGACCGTCGATCCGGCCAACGGGCTCAACGGCTGGAACCTGCCGTGGGCGGACTGGCAGGCGGGGAGTGCGCTTTAG
- a CDS encoding glycoside hydrolase family 16 protein, with translation MSATSGIPRRRRALIAVLSTLGLAAAVATAATLPANASAPTPPSGWTQVFLDDFNGSAGTGVNTSNWQYATGTSYPGGPANWGTGEVETMTNSTNNVALDGNGNLRITPLRDSAGRWTSGRIETNRTDFQPPSGGKLRVEARLQMPNVTGTAAEGYWPAFWMLGAPYRGNYQNWPSVGELDIMENVQGRNTVWATMHCGTNPGGPCNETTGIGNSTACPGSTCQSAFHTYTMEWDRSVSPETIRFFVDGTQFHSVNAGQVDATTWTNATNHGFFIILNVAMGGAFPDAFGGGLDGDTRSGVPMVVDYVQVLSAGGSGTTPPPTGNRDAYSAIQAESYDSQSGSSTETTSDTGGGQNIGSLANGDWALFKGVNFGSTAATQFNARVASGAAGGVSGLVEVRLDSRTATPVGSFSVGNTGGWQSWRTIPANMSSVTGTHDVYLTFTSGQSADFVNVNWFNFGH, from the coding sequence ATGAGTGCAACCTCCGGCATACCCAGAAGGCGACGCGCGCTCATCGCCGTACTCAGCACGCTCGGTCTGGCGGCCGCGGTCGCCACAGCCGCCACCCTGCCCGCGAACGCCTCCGCGCCCACGCCCCCGTCGGGCTGGACGCAGGTCTTCCTCGACGACTTCAACGGCTCCGCCGGCACCGGCGTCAACACCTCCAACTGGCAGTACGCGACCGGCACTTCGTATCCGGGCGGCCCCGCCAACTGGGGCACCGGCGAGGTCGAGACGATGACGAACAGCACGAACAACGTCGCGCTCGACGGCAATGGCAACCTCCGTATCACCCCGCTGCGCGACTCCGCGGGCCGCTGGACATCGGGCCGCATCGAGACCAACCGCACCGACTTCCAGCCCCCGTCCGGCGGCAAGCTGCGCGTCGAGGCCCGCCTCCAGATGCCCAATGTCACCGGCACCGCCGCCGAGGGCTACTGGCCGGCGTTCTGGATGCTGGGCGCGCCCTACCGGGGCAACTACCAGAACTGGCCGAGCGTCGGCGAGCTGGACATCATGGAGAACGTCCAGGGCCGCAACACCGTGTGGGCCACGATGCACTGCGGGACCAACCCGGGCGGCCCGTGCAACGAGACCACCGGCATCGGCAACTCCACGGCGTGTCCCGGCTCGACGTGCCAGTCGGCCTTCCACACCTACACCATGGAGTGGGACCGCTCGGTGAGCCCCGAGACGATCCGCTTCTTTGTCGACGGCACCCAGTTCCACTCGGTCAACGCCGGCCAGGTGGACGCCACGACCTGGACCAACGCCACCAACCACGGCTTCTTCATCATCCTGAACGTGGCGATGGGCGGCGCCTTCCCGGACGCCTTCGGCGGCGGCCTGGACGGCGACACGCGGTCCGGCGTGCCGATGGTCGTCGACTACGTCCAGGTGCTGTCGGCCGGTGGGAGCGGTACCACACCCCCGCCCACGGGCAACCGTGACGCGTACAGCGCCATCCAGGCCGAGTCGTACGACAGCCAGTCCGGGAGCAGCACCGAGACCACGTCCGACACCGGCGGCGGCCAGAACATCGGCTCGCTCGCGAACGGGGACTGGGCCCTCTTCAAGGGCGTCAACTTCGGCTCCACGGCGGCCACCCAGTTCAACGCCCGAGTCGCGAGCGGTGCGGCGGGCGGCGTCAGCGGACTGGTCGAGGTACGCCTGGACAGCCGTACCGCCACGCCTGTCGGCAGTTTCTCGGTGGGCAACACCGGGGGCTGGCAGTCGTGGCGGACGATTCCGGCGAACATGAGCTCCGTGACCGGCACCCACGATGTCTATCTGACCTTCACCAGCGGTCAGTCGGCGGACTTCGTGAACGTGAACTGGTTCAACTTCGGTCACTGA
- a CDS encoding amidohydrolase family protein encodes MNPDDLVAIDVHTHAEVSSKGHSSLDDDLHDASSAYFKVEGKRKPTLEETAAYYRERKMAAVIFTVDAESATGTPPVPNEEVAEAAAANSDVLIPFASIDPFRGKAGVRQARRLVEEYGVKGFKFHPSIQGFFPNDRSVAYDLYEVIEETGTIALFHTGQTGIGAGVPGGGGIRLKYSNPLHVDDVAADFPHLKIILAHPSFPWQDEALAVATHKPGVHIDLSGWSPKYFPPQLVQYANTLLKDKVLFGSDFPVLTPDRWLADFEKLSIKDEVKPKILKENAARLLGLTKP; translated from the coding sequence ATGAACCCCGACGACCTCGTCGCGATCGACGTCCACACGCACGCGGAGGTGTCCTCCAAGGGCCACTCCTCCCTGGACGACGACCTGCACGACGCCTCCTCCGCCTACTTCAAGGTCGAGGGCAAGCGCAAGCCCACGCTGGAGGAGACCGCCGCCTACTACCGTGAGCGGAAGATGGCCGCCGTGATCTTCACGGTCGACGCCGAGTCCGCGACCGGCACGCCGCCGGTCCCGAACGAGGAGGTCGCCGAGGCCGCGGCCGCCAACTCCGACGTCCTCATCCCCTTCGCCTCCATCGACCCCTTCCGGGGAAAGGCGGGCGTACGGCAGGCCCGGCGTCTGGTCGAGGAGTACGGGGTGAAGGGCTTCAAGTTCCACCCCAGCATCCAGGGCTTCTTCCCCAACGACCGCTCGGTGGCCTACGACCTCTACGAGGTCATCGAGGAGACGGGCACGATCGCCCTCTTCCACACGGGGCAGACGGGCATCGGCGCCGGAGTCCCGGGCGGGGGCGGCATCCGCCTCAAGTACTCCAACCCCCTCCACGTGGACGACGTCGCGGCCGACTTCCCGCACCTGAAGATCATCCTGGCGCATCCGTCCTTCCCCTGGCAGGACGAGGCGCTCGCCGTCGCCACCCACAAGCCCGGCGTGCACATCGACCTGTCCGGCTGGTCGCCCAAGTACTTCCCGCCGCAGCTCGTGCAGTACGCCAACACCCTGCTGAAGGACAAGGTGCTCTTCGGCTCCGACTTCCCCGTCCTCACCCCGGACCGCTGGCTCGCCGACTTCGAGAAGCTGTCGATCAAGGACGAGGTCAAGCCGAAGATCCTCAAGGAGAACGCCGCCCGCCTGCTCGGGCTGACGAAGCCGTAA
- a CDS encoding MFS transporter, with product MQPSPPSARQPSPDTRQLRRVALSGLLGTTVEFYDFLVYGTVAALVFGDLFFPRADPAVGTIAAFGTFAAGYLARPLGGIVFGHFGDRIGRKSMMLLTMVLMGCGSFLIGLLPTYDAIGVWAPVLLVTLRVVQGLAIGGEWGGATLMVVEHAERTQGARRGLWSSFTQLGAPLGSVLSAGVVTLVSALPDDEFRAWGWRVPFLLSIVLLAVGLFVRLKVAESPLFAQAKRQPEPGRPPVVEVLRRPKPVLLAACVGIGAFTAQSLLTGFMISYAVGHGYSRPQVLTAVTVASCVALVVLPAASALSDRVGRRPVVLAGAVASAALAFPVLALVDSGSPGLLILALALGHGVAQSTMYGPLGALLSEMFGTRVRYTGASLGYQAATLLGAGFSPLIASSLLASSGGSSTPVSLLLCGGAAITALTVWRLRETHTDTLDAPGSPAQTPTPEGTLR from the coding sequence GTGCAGCCGTCCCCTCCGTCCGCCCGTCAACCGTCCCCCGACACCCGCCAGTTGCGCCGCGTCGCCCTCTCCGGACTGCTCGGCACCACGGTCGAGTTCTACGACTTCCTCGTGTACGGCACGGTCGCCGCGCTCGTCTTCGGCGATCTGTTCTTCCCCCGGGCCGACCCCGCGGTCGGCACCATCGCGGCCTTCGGCACCTTCGCCGCGGGCTATCTGGCCCGCCCGCTGGGCGGCATCGTCTTCGGCCACTTCGGCGACCGGATCGGCCGCAAGTCGATGATGCTGCTGACCATGGTCCTGATGGGCTGCGGCAGCTTCCTCATCGGCCTGCTGCCCACCTATGACGCGATCGGCGTGTGGGCGCCCGTCCTCCTCGTCACCCTGCGGGTGGTGCAGGGCCTCGCGATCGGCGGCGAGTGGGGCGGCGCGACCCTCATGGTCGTCGAGCACGCCGAACGTACCCAGGGCGCCCGGCGCGGCCTGTGGTCCAGCTTCACCCAACTCGGCGCGCCGCTCGGCTCGGTGCTGTCGGCCGGCGTGGTCACGCTGGTCTCCGCACTGCCCGACGACGAGTTCCGCGCCTGGGGCTGGCGGGTGCCGTTCCTGCTGAGCATCGTGCTGCTGGCCGTCGGCCTGTTCGTACGCCTCAAGGTCGCCGAGAGCCCGCTGTTCGCGCAGGCCAAGCGGCAGCCGGAGCCCGGCCGGCCGCCGGTCGTGGAGGTGCTGCGGCGCCCGAAGCCCGTGCTGCTCGCCGCCTGTGTCGGCATCGGCGCGTTCACCGCCCAGTCGCTGCTGACCGGGTTCATGATCTCGTACGCGGTCGGCCACGGATACAGCCGGCCGCAGGTGCTCACCGCCGTGACCGTCGCCTCCTGCGTGGCCCTGGTGGTCCTGCCCGCCGCGTCCGCGCTCTCCGACCGGGTCGGCCGGCGCCCGGTCGTCCTGGCCGGCGCCGTAGCCTCGGCCGCGCTCGCCTTCCCCGTGCTGGCGCTGGTCGACTCCGGCTCCCCCGGGCTGCTGATCCTCGCCCTCGCCCTCGGGCACGGCGTCGCCCAGTCCACGATGTACGGCCCGCTCGGCGCGCTGCTCAGCGAGATGTTCGGCACCCGGGTCCGCTACACCGGCGCCTCGCTCGGCTACCAGGCGGCCACCCTGCTCGGCGCCGGGTTCTCGCCGCTGATCGCCAGCAGCCTCCTCGCCTCGTCCGGCGGCAGCAGTACGCCCGTCTCCCTGCTGCTGTGCGGCGGCGCTGCGATCACCGCGCTCACCGTGTGGCGGCTGCGCGAGACGCACACCGACACGCTGGACGCCCCCGGCTCCCCCGCCCAGACCCCCACACCGGAAGGGACGCTCCGTTGA
- the menE gene encoding o-succinylbenzoate--CoA ligase, protein MRNEGLGSWPARRARKTPRRTALIHGETSIDYGTLYTRTTRLAHALRERGVRRGDRIAYLGPNHPSYLETLFAAGTLGAVFVPLNTRLAGPEIAYQLADSGAKALVYGPSHAGLVAGLPGSTDVRAYIEVGAEYEAALASAAEEPIDAPVTADDTCIIMYTSGTTGRPKGAMLTHGNLTWNAINVLVDHDLIAEERALVSAPLFHTAGLNMLTLPVLLKGGTCVLVEAFDPNATFDLIERHRITFMFGVPTMFDQVARHPRWAQADLSSLRILTCGGSPVPTPLIAAYQKRGLTFLQGYGMTEAAPGTLFLDAEHAVSKAGSAGVPHFFSDVRVVGPDLAPVDVGETGEVVVRGPHVMPGYWGLPEETAASFADGWFRSGDAARVDEDGYVFIVDRIKDMIISGGENIYPAEIEDLLLSHPDIVECAVIGVPDDKWGEVPRAVVVPREGTALDPDEILASLSGRLAKYKIPKSVVLADELPRTASGKLLKSRVRTRYGKS, encoded by the coding sequence ATGCGCAACGAGGGACTGGGGTCGTGGCCCGCACGCCGGGCCCGCAAGACCCCCCGCCGCACCGCCCTGATCCACGGCGAGACGTCGATCGACTACGGCACCCTGTACACCCGCACCACACGCCTCGCCCATGCCCTGCGCGAGAGGGGCGTGCGCCGCGGCGACCGCATCGCCTACCTCGGCCCGAACCACCCCTCCTACCTGGAGACCCTGTTCGCGGCCGGCACGCTCGGCGCGGTCTTCGTCCCGCTCAACACCCGCCTCGCCGGCCCCGAGATCGCGTACCAGCTCGCCGACTCCGGCGCGAAGGCCCTCGTCTACGGCCCCTCGCACGCCGGACTCGTCGCCGGGCTGCCGGGCAGCACCGATGTCCGTGCGTACATCGAAGTGGGCGCCGAATACGAGGCGGCGCTCGCCTCGGCCGCCGAGGAGCCGATCGACGCGCCGGTCACCGCGGACGACACCTGCATCATCATGTACACCTCGGGGACGACCGGCCGACCCAAGGGCGCGATGCTCACCCACGGCAACCTGACCTGGAACGCGATCAACGTCCTCGTCGACCACGACCTGATCGCCGAGGAACGCGCCCTGGTCTCCGCGCCGTTGTTCCACACGGCGGGCCTGAACATGCTGACCCTGCCGGTCCTGCTGAAGGGCGGCACCTGCGTACTGGTCGAGGCCTTCGACCCGAACGCCACCTTCGACCTGATCGAACGGCACCGGATCACCTTCATGTTCGGCGTGCCCACGATGTTCGACCAGGTGGCCCGGCATCCGCGCTGGGCGCAGGCCGACCTGTCGTCCCTGCGGATCCTCACCTGTGGCGGCTCCCCGGTCCCGACCCCGCTGATCGCCGCGTACCAAAAGCGCGGGCTGACCTTCCTCCAGGGCTACGGCATGACGGAGGCGGCCCCGGGGACGCTGTTCCTGGACGCCGAGCACGCGGTGAGCAAGGCGGGCTCGGCGGGCGTACCGCACTTCTTCAGCGACGTACGCGTCGTCGGGCCGGACCTCGCGCCGGTCGACGTCGGCGAGACCGGCGAGGTCGTGGTCCGCGGCCCGCACGTCATGCCCGGCTACTGGGGCCTGCCCGAGGAGACGGCCGCCTCCTTCGCCGACGGCTGGTTCCGCAGCGGGGACGCGGCCCGCGTCGACGAGGACGGGTACGTGTTCATCGTCGACCGCATCAAGGACATGATCATCTCCGGCGGCGAGAACATCTACCCCGCCGAGATCGAGGACCTGCTCCTCTCCCACCCGGACATCGTCGAGTGCGCGGTGATCGGGGTGCCGGACGACAAGTGGGGCGAGGTGCCGCGCGCGGTCGTCGTGCCGCGCGAGGGCACCGCGCTCGATCCGGACGAGATCCTCGCGTCCCTCTCCGGCCGGCTCGCCAAGTACAAGATCCCGAAATCGGTGGTGCTCGCGGACGAACTCCCGCGCACCGCCTCAGGAAAACTCCTCAAGTCCCGTGTCCGTACCCGCTACGGCAAGAGTTAA